The Armatimonadota bacterium genome includes a window with the following:
- the rnd gene encoding ribonuclease D — MLITSTKQLAGFCKDVSGTHQLFMDTEFVREETYYPQLELVQVMADGQIGLVDVRSTGNLGPLLELLEDPSVEKVFHAAQQDLELFHQYAGRAVRNVFDTQIAAAMVGMGEQVGYGQLVKTLTGVSLIKTQAYTAWNTRPFTPAQLEYAADDVRHLPAVTEALKERLEEMGRTDWAREECQRLEEKAQKPECPAEELYLRVSGVERLSPKELNVLRALAIWRDETARRRNIPPQKLLKDNSLVNLARQQPVTLAEIRDLRGFPAGVAERHGAEIAETVAEALKTPKEQWPRRLPVREVDASTQALVNILATFLRIRAQERRIAWGLLATARDLEELVERTPGVGKGDLPVLDGWRYELAGRDLLRLLAGEISLTVDPVTARPVARETSIPSRDLSPEDPKTP, encoded by the coding sequence ATGCTGATCACAAGCACAAAACAGCTCGCCGGGTTCTGCAAAGATGTGTCCGGAACGCATCAGCTCTTCATGGACACGGAGTTCGTGCGCGAGGAGACCTACTATCCGCAACTGGAGCTGGTCCAGGTGATGGCGGACGGGCAGATCGGCCTGGTGGATGTGCGGTCCACGGGCAATCTGGGGCCGCTTTTGGAGTTGCTGGAGGATCCCTCCGTCGAGAAAGTGTTCCATGCCGCTCAGCAGGATCTTGAGCTGTTCCACCAGTACGCGGGGCGGGCGGTGCGCAACGTCTTCGATACCCAGATCGCCGCCGCAATGGTGGGGATGGGCGAGCAGGTGGGTTACGGCCAGCTTGTGAAGACGCTGACCGGTGTTTCTCTCATCAAGACACAGGCTTACACGGCCTGGAACACCCGCCCGTTCACCCCCGCGCAGCTGGAGTATGCCGCGGACGACGTGCGCCACCTGCCGGCCGTGACAGAGGCGCTCAAAGAGAGACTGGAGGAGATGGGACGCACGGACTGGGCGCGCGAGGAATGCCAACGGCTGGAGGAGAAGGCGCAGAAACCGGAGTGCCCGGCGGAAGAGCTGTATCTGCGCGTCTCAGGCGTCGAGCGCCTGAGCCCGAAAGAGCTGAATGTCCTGAGGGCGCTTGCCATCTGGCGCGACGAGACAGCGCGGCGCAGGAACATACCACCTCAAAAGCTGCTGAAGGACAACTCTCTGGTGAACCTTGCGCGCCAGCAACCGGTGACCCTGGCCGAGATCCGGGACCTGCGCGGATTCCCGGCAGGCGTGGCGGAGCGTCACGGCGCGGAGATCGCAGAGACGGTGGCGGAAGCGCTGAAAACCCCTAAAGAACAGTGGCCACGGCGCCTGCCGGTTCGCGAAGTCGACGCATCCACGCAGGCGCTGGTCAACATTCTGGCCACCTTCCTGCGCATCCGGGCACAGGAACGGCGCATCGCGTGGGGACTGTTGGCGACCGCACGCGACCTGGAAGAGCTGGTGGAACGGACGCCGGGCGTCGGGAAAGGAGATCTTCCTGTTCTGGACGGCTGGCGCTACGAGCTGGCGGGACGAGACCTGCTGCGTCTGCTGGCCGGGGAGATCTCTCTGACTGTGGATCCCGTTACGGCACGGCCCGTGGCCCGTGAGACGTCGATCCCGTCCAGAGATCTCAGCCCGGAAGATCCGAAGACCCCATAA
- the gltD gene encoding glutamate synthase subunit beta, producing the protein MGKPTGFKEYPRETPPEASPAQRISHWLEFHEHMPDELLQRQGARCMDCGTPFCQTGVVLSGAASGCPIHNLIPEWNDLVYRGKWREALERLLLTNNFPEFTGRVCPAPCEGSCVLGINEPPVTIKSIECAIIDRAFEEGWVTPRPPRLRTGKKVSIVGSGPAGLAAAAELNSVGHEVTVYERDDRIGGLLMYGIPNMKLDKKIVQRRIDLMAEEGVRFVTGVEIGRDIPAARLLETSDAVLLCCGATRPRDLNVEGRSLEGIHFAMEFLRENTRRLLDGRPSPAFISAQGRNVVVIGGGDTGTDCVATAVRQGCSSLVQLEIMPRPPLERSGSNPWPEWPRVYRLDYGQEEAAAVFGDDPRRYLVTVNRFLGDPSGHVSHVEVVDVEWRQENGRRVPAPVPGSERTIPADLVLLAMGFTGPEDVILQELGIERDERSNAKAEYGRYSTNVPRVFAAGDMRRGQSLVVWAIHEGRQAARAVDEFLMGSSDLPG; encoded by the coding sequence ATGGGCAAACCGACAGGATTCAAGGAATACCCGAGGGAGACTCCGCCCGAGGCATCGCCCGCGCAGCGCATTTCGCACTGGCTGGAGTTCCACGAGCACATGCCCGACGAACTCCTGCAGCGGCAGGGCGCACGCTGCATGGACTGCGGGACGCCGTTCTGCCAGACGGGGGTCGTTCTCTCCGGCGCCGCATCCGGCTGTCCCATCCACAACCTGATCCCCGAGTGGAATGACCTGGTCTACCGGGGCAAGTGGCGGGAGGCGCTTGAGCGGCTGCTTCTGACGAACAACTTCCCCGAGTTCACCGGCCGCGTCTGCCCCGCCCCGTGCGAGGGCTCCTGCGTGCTGGGGATCAACGAGCCGCCGGTGACCATCAAGTCCATCGAATGCGCCATCATCGACCGCGCCTTCGAGGAGGGATGGGTCACGCCCCGTCCGCCTCGTCTCAGGACGGGAAAGAAGGTGTCCATCGTCGGTTCCGGACCGGCCGGGCTGGCCGCCGCGGCGGAGCTGAACAGTGTCGGGCACGAGGTCACCGTCTATGAGCGGGATGACCGCATCGGCGGGCTGCTGATGTATGGCATCCCGAACATGAAGCTGGACAAGAAGATCGTCCAGCGACGCATAGACCTGATGGCGGAAGAGGGGGTGCGGTTTGTGACAGGTGTGGAGATAGGCAGGGATATCCCGGCTGCCCGGCTGCTGGAGACCAGCGACGCTGTCCTGCTGTGTTGCGGAGCCACCCGCCCGCGCGATCTGAATGTGGAGGGGCGCTCGCTGGAGGGCATCCACTTCGCCATGGAGTTCCTGCGCGAGAACACTCGCCGGCTGCTGGACGGCCGGCCTTCTCCGGCCTTCATTTCGGCGCAGGGTCGCAATGTGGTGGTCATCGGGGGAGGCGACACGGGGACCGATTGTGTGGCCACGGCGGTCCGGCAGGGATGCAGCAGCCTGGTCCAGCTGGAGATCATGCCCCGCCCACCCCTGGAGCGATCCGGAAGCAACCCGTGGCCGGAGTGGCCGCGGGTCTACCGCCTGGACTACGGTCAGGAAGAGGCGGCTGCAGTGTTCGGCGATGATCCCCGCCGCTACCTGGTGACCGTCAACAGGTTCCTGGGCGATCCCTCTGGACACGTGTCCCACGTGGAAGTGGTGGACGTGGAGTGGCGGCAGGAGAACGGCAGGCGCGTCCCCGCCCCCGTGCCCGGCTCGGAGCGCACCATCCCCGCGGATCTCGTCCTGCTGGCGATGGGCTTTACGGGGCCGGAGGATGTCATCCTTCAGGAACTGGGCATCGAGCGCGACGAGCGCTCCAACGCGAAAGCCGAATACGGACGCTATTCCACAAACGTCCCAAGGGTGTTCGCGGCCGGAGACATGCGCCGGGGTCAGAGTCTGGTGGTCTGGGCCATCCACGAAGGCCGTCAGGCCGCGCGGGCGGTGGACGAGTTTCTTATGGGGTCTTCGGATCTTCCGGGCTGA
- a CDS encoding chemotaxis protein CheC produces the protein MDTSAQYAPQLNSKQLISLETLADDAVHDAAKAIACLLGVQLEISAVRAHGVPAGQVTDLVGAPEDLAAAIYLKVDGDAPGHAAFVCPQDEALRLVDLLSGVPEGTTQQLDDFGASALQELGNILTSSYLNSLSEHTGLTFLPHPPQLAVDMAYAIVTAILVGSVEASSEAISIVTEFGQDSGPLQGLFLYIPEKSSVGTLLSSIKEAA, from the coding sequence ATGGATACGAGCGCGCAATACGCCCCGCAACTCAACAGCAAACAGCTCATAAGCCTGGAAACCCTGGCGGACGATGCCGTCCACGACGCGGCAAAGGCCATCGCGTGCTTGCTTGGGGTCCAACTTGAGATCAGCGCCGTGCGGGCTCATGGAGTGCCGGCCGGGCAAGTGACAGATCTGGTGGGTGCGCCGGAGGACCTGGCCGCAGCGATCTACCTGAAGGTGGACGGCGACGCGCCTGGCCATGCCGCATTTGTCTGCCCGCAGGATGAGGCGCTGCGCCTGGTGGACCTGCTGAGCGGCGTTCCTGAAGGCACCACGCAGCAGCTGGACGACTTCGGAGCATCGGCCCTGCAGGAACTGGGAAACATTCTTACTTCGTCCTACCTGAACTCCCTTTCGGAGCATACGGGCCTGACGTTCCTGCCCCATCCTCCGCAGCTCGCTGTGGACATGGCCTACGCCATTGTCACCGCCATCCTGGTGGGTTCGGTGGAAGCCTCCAGCGAGGCCATCTCCATTGTGACGGAGTTCGGGCAGGACAGCGGTCCGCTGCAGGGGCTGTTCCTATACATTCCCGAGAAGTCGTCGGTGGGCACTCTGCTCAGCAGCATCAAGGAGGCCGCCTGA
- the cheD gene encoding chemoreceptor glutamine deamidase CheD, with amino-acid sequence MVRQIPVKMAEIAVCRQDDRAVLVALGLGSCIGLCLYDPVAKVAGMAHVVLPDSSAARKDEPPGKYADTAVAALIFQMTGAGAIRTRLVSAIAGGAHVFSFGSGSGAGGTMDIGARNAEAVLRHLKHMRIPVLASDVGGSTGRTVQLFPENGLVTVRMTGSAESELVVLSERGALRRPA; translated from the coding sequence GTGGTTCGGCAGATTCCCGTGAAGATGGCGGAGATCGCGGTTTGCCGCCAGGATGACCGCGCCGTGCTTGTGGCGCTGGGACTGGGATCGTGCATCGGTCTCTGCCTGTATGACCCGGTCGCGAAGGTGGCGGGGATGGCGCACGTTGTCCTTCCCGACAGCTCGGCGGCCCGCAAGGATGAGCCGCCTGGGAAGTATGCGGATACCGCGGTCGCGGCTCTGATTTTCCAGATGACGGGCGCAGGGGCCATCCGCACGCGTCTGGTATCCGCAATAGCCGGTGGCGCGCACGTGTTCAGTTTCGGGAGCGGCTCCGGAGCAGGAGGCACGATGGATATCGGCGCGCGCAACGCCGAAGCCGTGCTGCGCCATCTCAAGCACATGCGCATTCCGGTATTGGCATCCGATGTGGGCGGTTCTACGGGCCGGACCGTGCAACTCTTTCCTGAGAACGGACTGGTTACGGTGAGGATGACGGGCTCGGCGGAGTCCGAACTGGTGGTGCTATCCGAGCGCGGAGCCCTCCGCCGACCCGCCTGA
- the kdsA gene encoding 2-dehydro-3-deoxyphosphooctonate aldolase gives MTTVKITDSVEFGGDRLAVIGGPCVIESLDLCRIVAGRLIEICGRLGVGCVFKASFDKANRTSVESFRGPGIEKGLEILSQIRTEFGVPVLTDVHETWQADPAGQAVDILQIPAFLCRQTDLLLACGRTGKAVNVKKGQFVAPHDMVNAVRKIESTGNRRILLSERGSSFGYNQLVADMTSIPVMRETGYPVVFDATHSVQRPGGLGNASGGNRQFIPTLVRAAVAAGADALFLETHPDPDRALSDAASQLPLDDLEGLLRSALRVWEAVRGA, from the coding sequence ATGACCACAGTGAAGATAACGGACAGCGTTGAGTTCGGTGGAGACAGGCTGGCGGTCATCGGCGGCCCGTGCGTCATCGAGAGCCTGGACCTGTGCAGGATTGTGGCCGGTCGGCTGATCGAGATCTGCGGCCGACTGGGCGTCGGATGTGTCTTCAAGGCCAGCTTTGACAAGGCGAACCGGACATCGGTGGAGAGCTTCCGCGGGCCGGGAATCGAGAAAGGGCTGGAGATCCTCAGTCAGATCCGCACCGAGTTTGGTGTGCCCGTGTTGACCGACGTGCACGAGACCTGGCAGGCCGATCCTGCCGGACAAGCCGTGGATATCCTTCAGATCCCCGCCTTCCTTTGCCGCCAGACAGACCTGCTGCTGGCCTGCGGGCGCACCGGCAAGGCAGTGAATGTCAAGAAGGGGCAGTTCGTAGCGCCGCACGATATGGTGAACGCCGTGCGCAAGATCGAATCCACAGGCAACCGGCGCATTCTACTCAGCGAGCGCGGCTCAAGCTTCGGTTACAACCAGCTGGTGGCCGATATGACCTCTATCCCGGTGATGCGCGAGACCGGGTACCCGGTGGTGTTCGATGCCACCCATAGTGTGCAGCGGCCCGGGGGACTGGGCAACGCATCGGGAGGAAATCGTCAGTTCATTCCCACGCTGGTCAGGGCAGCCGTGGCGGCCGGGGCTGACGCTCTGTTTCTGGAAACCCACCCCGATCCAGACCGGGCTCTCTCCGATGCCGCGTCCCAGCTTCCTCTCGACGATCTGGAAGGGTTGCTGAGAAGCGCCTTGCGAGTGTGGGAGGCGGTTCGCGGCGCCTGA
- the yhdN gene encoding general stress protein 69, with amino-acid sequence MQYRQLGDTDLIVSRICFGCWQLSPRFWGEVDLEPWRAAILAALDCGVNFIDTADAYGDGYAETELGNFLAAEKLRDRFVLATKFYWNFETGERYPDTSYDYILRACEASLRRLKTDRIDLYQIHAWDPLTRPEEVAAALYRLKKEGKVRWFGVSNLNVEQMRAYGRYFEISCLQPLYNLLDRQVEAEELPYCQTERIGVITYSTLARGLLSGKYSKDHVFQDSRANNPRFQGERFARILDRLEQARPLAHSYGLDLPQLAVRWVLTHPAVTAAIVGVKEPSHITGVAPAADGELSQKDWHTLAGIVRDA; translated from the coding sequence ATGCAGTACCGTCAGCTTGGCGACACCGATCTCATCGTCTCCCGCATCTGTTTCGGGTGCTGGCAGCTGTCCCCCCGCTTCTGGGGAGAAGTGGACCTTGAACCCTGGAGAGCGGCCATACTTGCCGCCCTGGACTGCGGAGTGAATTTCATCGATACGGCTGACGCCTATGGCGATGGCTATGCTGAGACGGAGTTGGGGAATTTTCTGGCGGCGGAGAAGCTCAGGGACCGCTTTGTGCTGGCCACAAAGTTCTACTGGAACTTCGAGACCGGGGAGCGCTACCCCGATACCTCTTACGACTACATCCTGCGCGCCTGCGAAGCCTCTCTCAGGAGGCTGAAGACGGATCGCATCGATCTGTATCAGATCCACGCCTGGGACCCGCTGACCCGTCCGGAGGAAGTGGCCGCGGCCCTTTACCGATTGAAAAAGGAGGGCAAAGTCCGGTGGTTCGGCGTCAGCAACCTGAACGTGGAGCAGATGAGGGCTTACGGCCGGTATTTCGAGATCTCCTGCCTGCAGCCTCTTTACAATCTGCTGGATCGGCAGGTGGAGGCGGAGGAGCTCCCTTACTGTCAGACGGAGCGGATCGGCGTCATCACCTACTCCACGCTGGCGCGCGGGCTTCTCTCCGGCAAGTATAGCAAGGATCACGTGTTCCAGGACTCCCGTGCCAACAATCCGCGCTTCCAGGGCGAGCGGTTTGCGCGCATTCTGGATCGCCTGGAGCAGGCGCGTCCCCTCGCGCACAGCTATGGTCTGGACCTCCCACAGCTTGCCGTGCGCTGGGTCCTGACGCACCCGGCCGTGACAGCGGCAATCGTTGGAGTCAAGGAGCCTTCGCACATTACGGGAGTCGCGCCTGCCGCGGACGGCGAGCTATCTCAGAAGGACTGGCATACCCTCGCCGGGATTGTGAGAGACGCCTGA
- a CDS encoding galactose-1-phosphate uridylyltransferase, whose protein sequence is MSELRWHPVLGEWVITATHRQDRTFHPPDDFCPLCPTRPGAFPTEVPRETYDIVVFENRFPSLQRTPPEPAVEGTPWSPVAPAQGVCEVVLYSPDHNATLADMPVRQIRKLVQVWQDRYLELGALDFVDYVYLFENKGREIGVTLSHPHGQIYAYPYVPPKMMDRRVNFEMWLRENGTCMLCDILRDELEDGRRMVWENEQFAAFVPFYARYPYEVHILPRDHEVRLGRLDREAVSSLAEILKVILLKYDGLWGFSLPYILNLFPEPTDGQPDPGWHFHIEFYPPYRTPEKLKYLAGSESGAGAFINDTLPEQTAAALRAVEVSPE, encoded by the coding sequence GTGAGCGAGCTGCGATGGCATCCCGTTTTGGGCGAGTGGGTCATCACGGCCACCCATCGCCAGGATCGCACATTTCATCCGCCCGACGATTTCTGCCCGCTCTGCCCCACCAGGCCCGGAGCATTTCCCACCGAGGTTCCGCGCGAGACCTACGACATTGTCGTATTCGAGAACCGTTTCCCTTCCCTGCAGCGCACCCCTCCCGAACCCGCGGTGGAAGGCACTCCCTGGTCGCCCGTGGCTCCGGCGCAGGGGGTTTGCGAGGTAGTCCTTTACTCTCCCGACCACAACGCCACTCTGGCGGATATGCCGGTGCGGCAGATCCGGAAGCTGGTGCAGGTGTGGCAGGACCGATACCTGGAACTGGGCGCGCTGGATTTCGTGGACTATGTGTATCTATTCGAGAACAAAGGCCGCGAGATCGGGGTGACGCTTTCGCACCCGCACGGGCAGATCTACGCCTACCCATACGTCCCGCCAAAAATGATGGATCGCCGGGTAAACTTCGAGATGTGGCTCCGGGAGAACGGTACGTGCATGCTGTGCGACATCTTGCGCGACGAGCTGGAAGACGGCCGAAGGATGGTCTGGGAGAATGAGCAGTTTGCCGCCTTCGTCCCGTTCTATGCCCGGTATCCCTACGAGGTGCACATCCTTCCGCGCGACCATGAAGTCCGGCTGGGACGGCTGGACAGGGAAGCGGTATCTTCGCTTGCGGAGATCCTGAAGGTCATTCTGCTGAAATACGACGGACTGTGGGGATTTTCGCTGCCATACATTCTGAACCTGTTCCCCGAACCCACGGACGGACAGCCTGATCCGGGCTGGCATTTCCACATCGAGTTCTACCCGCCCTACCGGACGCCGGAGAAGCTGAAATATCTGGCGGGTTCGGAAAGCGGAGCCGGGGCGTTTATCAACGACACGCTTCCCGAGCAGACCGCCGCGGCGCTCCGGGCCGTGGAGGTGTCGCCGGAATGA